A region of Pyxidicoccus parkwaysis DNA encodes the following proteins:
- a CDS encoding SRPBCC family protein produces the protein MSNANTSRSEAKVVIERTYRADIQDVWELWTTKEGFESWWGPQGFRAEVQELDARTGGTLRYEMIADSPEMIAAMKQMGQPTSHATRSRFTEVKPRSRLVLTNVIDFIPGVAAYESKIAVDFIPSGNSVRMVVTLDAMHSDEFTKMQQEGFTSQLTKLDQRFG, from the coding sequence ATGAGCAACGCGAACACGTCACGCAGTGAGGCGAAGGTCGTCATCGAGCGCACCTACCGAGCGGACATCCAGGACGTATGGGAGCTCTGGACCACGAAGGAAGGCTTTGAGTCGTGGTGGGGGCCGCAGGGCTTCCGCGCCGAGGTTCAAGAGCTCGACGCGCGCACGGGCGGCACCCTTCGGTACGAGATGATCGCCGACTCGCCGGAGATGATCGCCGCGATGAAGCAGATGGGCCAGCCGACCTCCCACGCGACCCGCTCCCGCTTCACCGAAGTGAAGCCGCGCTCCAGGCTCGTCCTCACGAACGTCATCGACTTCATCCCCGGCGTCGCCGCCTACGAGAGCAAGATCGCCGTGGACTTCATCCCCAGCGGCAACAGCGTTCGCATGGTCGTCACACTGGACGCGATGCACAGCGATGAGTTCACGAAGATGCAGCAGGAAGGCTTCACGAGCCAGCTCACGAAGCTCGACCAGCGGTTCGGTTGA
- a CDS encoding ArsR/SmtB family transcription factor, protein MSMQLDVFQTLADPTRRRIVEVLRAGEQQVGDVVERAGIHQSGVSRHLRILSESGFVSMRPDGQRRLYSLKPEPFRELEAWLAQYQELWEARLDRFGAALEKKQQQRTRPVKERSKQR, encoded by the coding sequence ATGTCCATGCAACTCGATGTCTTCCAGACGCTCGCGGACCCGACGCGCCGCCGCATCGTCGAGGTCCTTCGCGCTGGCGAGCAGCAGGTCGGTGACGTCGTCGAGAGGGCCGGAATCCACCAGTCCGGTGTCTCGCGGCATCTGCGCATCCTCTCCGAGTCGGGCTTCGTCTCGATGCGCCCGGATGGGCAACGCCGCCTCTACTCCTTGAAGCCAGAGCCGTTCCGGGAGCTCGAGGCGTGGCTCGCCCAGTACCAGGAACTGTGGGAGGCGAGACTCGATCGCTTCGGAGCCGCACTGGAGAAGAAGCAACAACAACGGACCCGTCCGGTCAAAGAGCGGAGCAAGCAGCGATGA
- a CDS encoding MauE/DoxX family redox-associated membrane protein: MNAVNLGCRLMLATVFALAALGKARGRKPFDDFIQTLENFGFPHSLAGAPLAATLILAEAASALLLLVGVMAGYVLALALLAGFTLGIAWVMHRGEKVACKCFGASNTPVGAAHLVRNGLLLTITVVGAVSHPSGSGGLAVGMGVIAGTAGVLAGLLVTRWDDLVFLLRGPQPLAASSRTRQN; this comes from the coding sequence TTGAATGCGGTCAATCTAGGCTGTCGACTGATGCTGGCCACGGTGTTCGCGCTCGCCGCGCTGGGAAAGGCGCGCGGACGCAAACCGTTTGATGATTTCATCCAGACGCTCGAGAACTTTGGTTTTCCGCACTCCCTGGCCGGAGCGCCGCTGGCGGCCACGTTGATCCTGGCGGAAGCCGCCTCTGCGCTGCTGCTCCTGGTGGGCGTGATGGCGGGCTATGTGCTGGCGCTGGCGCTCCTGGCGGGCTTCACGCTGGGAATCGCGTGGGTGATGCACCGGGGAGAGAAGGTTGCGTGCAAGTGCTTCGGTGCCAGCAACACTCCCGTCGGCGCGGCGCACCTGGTACGCAACGGGCTGTTACTGACAATCACTGTCGTCGGGGCGGTGAGCCACCCGTCCGGCTCGGGAGGGCTGGCGGTGGGGATGGGCGTCATCGCGGGGACAGCCGGAGTCCTGGCGGGGCTCCTCGTCACGCGCTGGGATGATCTCGTGTTCCTGCTTCGAGGACCGCAGCCGCTGGCCGCGTCTTCGCGAACCCGACAAAACTGA
- a CDS encoding TlpA family protein disulfide reductase: protein MIETLVVGGVVLAVLVLGNLWLTFAIVGRVRTLQEMMNNQLILRDPLLPQKGETVGRFEATTMDGETFTDAALKEGKTLIGFFATGCRVCASVRKQLVESPPGMPLMAFIEGDPDDPDTLAVGASLKHMAKVALLSDGDSVTRAIKQAGYPTLVIVDKGVVAASGHYLHEVFS, encoded by the coding sequence ATGATTGAAACGCTTGTCGTGGGTGGTGTCGTCCTCGCCGTGCTGGTGCTGGGCAATCTCTGGCTGACTTTCGCGATCGTCGGCCGGGTGCGCACGCTCCAGGAGATGATGAACAACCAGCTCATCCTGCGTGACCCGCTCCTGCCGCAGAAGGGGGAGACGGTCGGCCGCTTCGAGGCCACCACCATGGATGGTGAGACCTTCACGGATGCCGCCCTGAAGGAGGGGAAGACGCTGATCGGCTTCTTCGCCACGGGCTGCCGGGTCTGCGCCTCGGTGCGAAAGCAGCTCGTCGAGTCGCCACCCGGAATGCCGCTCATGGCGTTCATCGAAGGTGACCCCGACGACCCGGACACGTTGGCGGTGGGGGCGTCACTGAAGCACATGGCCAAAGTGGCGTTGCTGTCCGATGGGGACTCCGTCACGCGAGCCATCAAGCAGGCGGGCTATCCCACGCTCGTGATCGTCGACAAGGGCGTGGTTGCGGCCTCGGGGCACTACCTGCACGAAGTCTTCTCATGA
- a CDS encoding ABC transporter ATP-binding protein, which translates to MSEPRGGRGLLRELSRTVGAAVALQWRAAPLASGFAFLLTLCTGSVAAVGGWLTKELLDELGRGALADSQRALTLAVGAAAVAGGAMAILNVSEYLTLVIRWGVTLEVERSLFAKVAALEGLQHFEDPAFHGRLRLAEEAARDAPQQLIEFVRAALRMLVSVGTLSAVVLMVSPPMALLLLLAGGVALMAQLARSRWMVALSVALVPTYRWRDFYHSLLVDVRAAKESRLFGLGELLLERMVASLRKAADRELAVTRKGLAVQASLSLLTAAVAAAGAFIVARGALQGRLQLGDVSLFLAAVAGIQSAFNGLLSQLDFAGRSVQTFKNYLDIIDLPVRATEASRPVAPLRHGVELRDVWFRYDASGPWVLRGVSLFIPAGGSVGLVGVNGAGKSTLVKLLCRLYDVERGQILWDGVDVRELDARALRRRMTATFQDFMTYDFTAAENIGLGDLDHLKDDARIREVARLAEIDEKIASLPAGYDTLLSRVLEGEDEDMPAGVSLSGGQWQRLALARALMRQDVDLLVLDEPSSGLDAAAEFHIHRTLVSHGAGRARLLISHRMSALRSADTLFVLSEGRIIEQGSHDALMAAGGEYARLFTLQASGYQDERVASRASQKEVA; encoded by the coding sequence ATGAGTGAGCCGCGCGGTGGGCGGGGGCTCCTACGGGAGTTGTCGCGCACGGTGGGCGCGGCCGTGGCACTCCAGTGGCGCGCGGCGCCGCTGGCGTCGGGGTTCGCCTTCCTCCTCACGCTGTGCACCGGCTCGGTTGCCGCCGTGGGAGGATGGCTCACCAAGGAGCTGCTGGATGAGCTGGGCCGTGGCGCCCTCGCCGACTCCCAGCGGGCGCTCACGCTGGCGGTGGGCGCCGCCGCGGTGGCCGGCGGCGCCATGGCCATCCTCAATGTCTCCGAGTACCTGACGTTGGTGATTCGCTGGGGCGTCACGTTGGAGGTGGAGCGCTCCCTCTTCGCGAAGGTGGCGGCGCTGGAGGGCCTGCAACACTTCGAGGACCCCGCCTTCCACGGCCGCTTGCGGCTCGCGGAGGAAGCCGCCCGGGACGCGCCCCAGCAGCTCATCGAGTTCGTGAGGGCCGCCCTGCGCATGCTGGTCTCGGTGGGGACACTGAGCGCCGTGGTCCTGATGGTGTCGCCGCCCATGGCGCTGCTGCTGCTATTGGCGGGGGGCGTGGCCCTGATGGCCCAGCTCGCGCGCAGCCGGTGGATGGTGGCGCTGTCCGTGGCGCTGGTTCCGACGTATCGCTGGCGCGACTTCTACCACTCGCTGCTGGTGGACGTGCGGGCGGCCAAGGAGAGCCGGCTGTTCGGCCTGGGGGAGCTGCTGCTGGAGCGGATGGTGGCCTCACTGCGCAAGGCGGCGGACCGCGAGCTGGCCGTGACGCGCAAGGGATTGGCCGTGCAGGCGTCGCTGTCGCTGCTCACTGCGGCGGTGGCGGCGGCCGGGGCCTTCATCGTCGCCCGAGGCGCGCTCCAGGGCCGGCTCCAGCTCGGGGACGTCTCTCTCTTCCTCGCGGCCGTGGCTGGCATCCAGTCCGCCTTCAACGGGCTCCTCTCGCAGCTCGATTTCGCGGGCCGCAGTGTCCAGACCTTCAAGAACTACCTCGACATCATCGACCTGCCAGTCCGCGCGACGGAGGCTTCGCGTCCGGTGGCGCCGCTGCGGCACGGCGTGGAGTTGCGCGACGTCTGGTTCCGCTACGACGCCAGCGGACCGTGGGTGCTGCGCGGGGTGAGCCTCTTCATTCCAGCGGGGGGCTCGGTGGGACTCGTCGGCGTCAACGGCGCCGGCAAGAGCACGCTGGTGAAGCTGCTGTGCCGTCTCTATGACGTGGAGCGCGGCCAGATACTCTGGGACGGAGTGGACGTCCGCGAGCTGGACGCCCGTGCGCTGCGGCGGCGGATGACGGCGACCTTCCAGGACTTCATGACGTATGACTTCACCGCGGCGGAGAACATCGGCCTGGGGGACCTGGACCACCTGAAGGACGATGCGCGAATCCGCGAGGTGGCACGCCTGGCGGAGATTGACGAGAAGATTGCTTCGCTCCCCGCGGGTTACGACACGCTGCTGAGCCGCGTGCTCGAAGGCGAGGACGAGGACATGCCGGCGGGTGTCTCGCTCTCCGGAGGGCAGTGGCAGCGATTGGCGCTGGCCCGGGCCCTGATGCGCCAGGACGTCGACCTGCTGGTGCTGGACGAGCCGAGCTCCGGCCTGGACGCGGCCGCCGAGTTCCACATCCACCGGACGCTGGTGTCCCACGGCGCGGGGCGGGCGCGGCTGCTCATCTCCCACCGGATGAGCGCGCTGCGGAGCGCGGACACGCTCTTCGTCCTCTCCGAGGGCCGCATCATCGAGCAGGGGTCGCATGACGCGTTGATGGCGGCGGGCGGCGAGTACGCGCGGCTGTTCACGCTCCAGGCAAGCGGCTATCAGGACGAGCGCGTCGCATCACGGGCGAGCCAGAAGGAGGTCGCATGA
- a CDS encoding S26 family signal peptidase, with protein MMLTAVSVGAALLVAGAVFASWARHRWIVVAVRGNSMSPTLHDGQRLVARRLGRSPLPGNGYSRSDIIVFLPPAAQRAALDAEALPYLVKRVAAVAGDPVPDWAWTALGADSQTRVPPGKVVVAGDNAAHSTDSRQLGYIDAAAIIAIVRLREA; from the coding sequence ATGATGCTCACGGCGGTGAGCGTGGGGGCCGCGCTCCTCGTGGCGGGGGCCGTGTTCGCGTCCTGGGCGCGTCACCGCTGGATTGTCGTCGCGGTGCGAGGCAACAGCATGTCGCCCACGCTGCACGACGGGCAGCGGCTCGTCGCGAGGCGGTTGGGCCGTTCTCCGCTGCCCGGGAACGGCTATTCGCGTTCAGACATCATCGTCTTCCTGCCTCCCGCGGCGCAGCGCGCGGCGCTGGACGCCGAAGCATTGCCCTATCTGGTCAAGCGGGTGGCCGCCGTGGCGGGAGACCCGGTGCCGGACTGGGCCTGGACGGCGCTCGGTGCCGACAGCCAGACGCGCGTCCCACCTGGCAAGGTGGTGGTGGCCGGGGACAATGCCGCGCACAGCACGGACTCACGGCAGTTGGGCTACATCGACGCGGCGGCCATCATCGCCATCGTGCGGCTCCGAGAGGCCTGA
- a CDS encoding RICIN domain-containing protein, translated as MLAFRSGSEGVRTRENRSSAKGRGWAALALLLLPLTAAAGPGPEYRWDESRNRPGPNRCHDSSQCDGARTCSPAGWCQGEARPMPPPPPPEVPRGRDWHPGRGESHAQRSTFIRSRLNGLVVDILGGNRSPGSGLVAYRAKSEREGNDNQKWELVPTRGGYLIRSRLNGLVLDVEGANKARGTPVVMWEAHGQPNQVWQLVPGPVRGTYYIQSQLNGFVLDIEGARTDGTGRLITYPMKRQGAENQLWMLDL; from the coding sequence ATGCTGGCATTTCGGAGCGGCTCCGAGGGTGTTCGTACGCGTGAGAACCGGTCGTCCGCGAAGGGCAGGGGATGGGCGGCGCTCGCGCTGCTGCTCCTGCCGCTGACGGCGGCGGCGGGGCCGGGACCGGAGTACCGCTGGGACGAGTCGCGCAACCGCCCCGGACCCAACCGCTGCCACGACAGCTCGCAATGCGATGGCGCACGCACGTGCAGCCCCGCGGGCTGGTGCCAGGGCGAGGCGCGTCCCATGCCGCCCCCTCCGCCTCCCGAAGTCCCCAGAGGCCGCGACTGGCACCCTGGCCGGGGGGAGTCGCACGCCCAGCGCAGCACCTTCATCCGCAGCCGGCTCAACGGGCTCGTGGTCGACATCCTGGGTGGCAACCGCTCGCCCGGCTCGGGGCTCGTCGCCTACCGGGCCAAGTCCGAACGAGAGGGCAATGACAACCAGAAGTGGGAGCTGGTGCCCACGCGTGGCGGCTACCTCATCCGCAGCCGGCTCAACGGGCTCGTGCTCGACGTGGAGGGAGCCAACAAGGCTCGGGGCACTCCCGTCGTGATGTGGGAGGCCCACGGCCAGCCCAACCAGGTGTGGCAGCTCGTGCCCGGCCCGGTCCGCGGCACCTACTACATCCAGAGCCAGCTCAATGGCTTCGTGCTCGACATCGAGGGCGCCAGGACGGATGGCACGGGGCGGCTCATCACCTATCCCATGAAGCGCCAGGGGGCGGAGAACCAGCTCTGGATGCTGGACCTCTGA